Proteins from a genomic interval of Thamnophis elegans isolate rThaEle1 chromosome 2, rThaEle1.pri, whole genome shotgun sequence:
- the LOC116502546 gene encoding zinc finger protein OZF-like, producing MALWDKSLLKELVALEDVAVFFSVNEWALLDSKQKALYQEVMLENKRNMASLGDGWEMADSGQEAVVAFPKEKKEVSEKMDGKQSCEENLLTVELENYTSFPYADNNVLLDTDDCQEKEVCSRLTKQRIHTKCLDCGRTFRQKNHLNSHKKVHEETKQHQWINRGKSFESRAFLTSHQSIHKEEKLHKRREGRMMFTWSNEPNSQKKSPTGNKSCKCLECGKSFRSASHLTYHNRIHTGGKPYHCTVCGKSFAQKGNFNLHKRIHTGEKLYKCTECGKCFRTSSALSHHKRIHTGEKPYKCLECGKSFSKSSHLTSHRNIHSGEKPYQCTKCGKRFSQTSHLNIHKSPHMGEKPYKCTECDKCFTSLRSLTSHKRLHTGEKPYECRMCGKSFNAKKSCILHSRTHTGEKPYQCQQCGKCFSDSGELTIHKRIHTGEKPFKCTECSMSFRRSGYLCSHKRIHTGEKPYTCHECRKSFRHNNSLRSHRRLHSGKKSYKCLECGKCFSESAQLTSHNRIHTGEKLFKCIDCGKSFKDGRNLILHKRIHTGEKPYQGVECRKKLRTGSVFNYHKKTHSMKR from the exons ATGGCTTTATGGGATAAAAGCTTGCTGAAG GAATTGGTAGCGCTTGAGGATGTAGCTGTGTTTTTCTCCGTGAACGAGTGGGCCCTGTTGGATTCTAAGCAAAAAGCCTTATACCAAGAGGTCATGCTGGAAAACAAGAGGAACATGGCCTCCTTAG GTGATGGATGGGAGATGGCGGATTCTGGCCAAGAGGCAGTAGTAGCTttcccaaaagagaaaaaggaagtttcagaaaagatggatggaaagcAAAGTTGTGAGGAAAACCTGTTAACGGTTGAGCTGGAGAATTATACTAGTTTCCCATATGCAGATAACAATGTCTTATTGGACACAGATGATTGCCAAGAAAAAGAAGTGTGTTCAAG ACTCACAAAGCAGAGGATCCACACAAAATGTCTGGATTGTGGAAGGACCTTCAGGCAGAAAAATCATCTCAATTCACACAAGAAGGTCCACGAAGAGACAAAGCAGCATCAATGGATTAATAGGGGAAAGTCCTTCGAAAGCAGAGCCTTCcttacttcccaccaaagcatCCACAAAGAGGAGAAGTTGCACAAACGCAGGGAGGGTAGAATGATGTTTACTTGGAGCAATGAACCAAATTCCCAGAAAAAAAGCCCCACTGGGAATAAGTCAtgtaaatgcctggaatgtgggaagagcttccGCTCTGCAAGTCACCTCACTTACCATAATAGGATCCATACAGGGGGAAAGCCATATCATTGCACAGTGTGCGGAAAGAGCTTTGCACAAAAAGGCAACTTCAATTTACATAAGAGGATCCATACCGGAGAGAAGCTGTATAAATGCACAGAATGTGGAAAATGCTTCAGGACCTCCAGTGCCCTTTCTCACCATAAGAGGATtcatacaggggagaaaccatacaaatgcctggagtgtggaaagagcttcagtaaaTCCAGCCACTTAACTTCCCATAGAAATATCCACAGtggagagaaaccatatcaatGCACCAAGTGTGGGAAGCGCTTCAGTCAAACAAGTCACCTTAATATCCATAAAAGTCCCCACATGGGTGAAAAGCCTTATAAGTGCACCGAATGTGACAAATGCTTCACCAGTTTGAGGTCCCTCACTTCCCACAAAAGGctccacactggggagaaaccatatgaatgccgcatgtgtggaaagagcttcaatgcAAAAAAAAGCTGTATCCTACACAGCAGAACCCAtactggggagaaaccatatcagTGCCAGCAGTGTGGAAAATGCTTCAGTGATTCTGGAGAACTGACGATCCataaaaggattcacacaggggagaaaccctttaAGTGCACAGAATGCAGCATGAGTTTCAGAAGAAGTGGTTACCTTTGTagccacaagaggatccacactggagagaaaccatatacatGTCACGAGTGCAGAAAAAGCTTTAGACACAATAATTCACTCAGGAGCCATAGAAGGCTTCACTCAGGGAAGAAATcctataaatgcctggagtgtggaaaatgtTTTAGTGAGAGTGCCCAGCTTACCTCCCACaataggatccacacaggagagaagctgtTTAAATGCATCGACTGTGGAAAGAGTTTCAAAGACGGGAGAAATCTTATACTgcataaaagaatccacacaggggagaagccatatcagGGTGTAGAGTGTAGAAAGAAACTCAGAACCGGGAGTGTCTTTAATTACCATAAGAAGACCCACAGCATGAAAAGATGA